In Brachypodium distachyon strain Bd21 chromosome 2, Brachypodium_distachyon_v3.0, whole genome shotgun sequence, one genomic interval encodes:
- the LOC100829092 gene encoding probable F-box protein At5g04010, whose amino-acid sequence MRTMAARRAAPSATQGPPWEALPLVAAFLDDAVSLAAASCVSTSWHAAFAADHLWARLCRSHYPSAIALLQTDNNGIINGTGDPRSRSSPHRRLFALFHAAASSRRRPLPAPRLALADVTFAIDLFTSSGNSILSFAVAACDAGANKGVFQFGVDVSGRNAVAGPGEQHWSVRWTAVRTRLGDGLAAPALPAAAIVMMEAKVPSSRAGELGGGEKGEAWASEKLPAPGCGGARMEAEVVVEVSGEERRVETVRFGVLLDCRYVSVDEGLRYLQHFLL is encoded by the coding sequence ATGCGCACAATGGCGgcacggcgggcggcgccgtcggcgaCCCAGGGGCCGCCGTGGGAAGCGCTTCCCCTGGTGGCCGCCTTCCTCGACGACGCGGTGTCCCTCGCGGCGGCCTCCTGCGTGTCCACCTCCTGGcacgccgccttcgccgccgacCACCTCTGGGCGCGCCTCTGTCGCTCCCACTACCCGTCCGCCATCGCCCTCCTGCAAACCGACAACAATGGCATCATTAACGGCACCGGCGACCCACGCTCACGCTCCtccccgcaccgccgcctctTCGCGCTGTTCCAcgctgccgcctcctcccgccgccgcccgctcccaGCGCCCCgcctcgcgctcgccgacgtcaccttcgccatcgaccTCTTCACATCGAGCGGGAACAGCATCCTCTCCTTCGCCGTTGCCGCCTGCGACGCCGGGGCTAACAAGGGCGTGTTCCAGTTCGGGGTGGACGTGAGTGGCCGGAACGCGGTGGCGGGTCCGGGGGAGCAGCATTGGAGCGTCCGCTGGACGGCCGTGCGGACGCGGCTCGGAGACGGGCTTGCTGCGCCTGCGCTGCCTGCGGCGGCAATCGTGATGATGGAGGCGAAGGTGCCATCGTCAAGGGCCggggagctcggcggcggagagaAGGGGGAGGCGTGGGCGTCGGAGAAGCTGCCCGCGCCTgggtgcggcggcgcgaggatggaggcggaggtggtggtggaggtgagCGGGGAGGAGAGGCGGGTGGAGACGGTGCGGTTCGGGGTGTTGCTGGATTGTAGGTACGTCAGCGTCGACGAGGGGCTCAGATACTTGCAGCATTTCCTCTTGTAA